A stretch of the Clostridiales bacterium genome encodes the following:
- the glgB gene encoding 1,4-alpha-glucan branching protein GlgB — MWYNPPDGQRRDSFHNGSCADAYDFLGAHPVEEDGELKWHFSVWAPNARAVSLVGEFCGWDREAYPMEKQYDGIWELRLPDALFRPERDPERYNYPEAADRLRTYKYAVLCADGEWYMRADPYGFEMEMRPSNGSRLRNLSGYEWHDSEWMESRKEGEPIRKPMNIYEMHLGTWRRGEGGRILNYAEIADELVPYLQDMGYTHVEFMPVMEHPFDGSWGYQVIGYYAPTSRYGTPDQLRYLVDKLHQAGIAVILDWVPAHFPKDEAGLRLFDGTPCYEHADSRRAEMPQWGTLLFDYARGESASFLKSNALFWLKEYHADGLRFDAVSCMLYLDFGKDPGQWLPNQYGGRENLDAIRFLQTLNETVNRECPGAITVAEESTAFPKVTHPVEEGGLGFSFKWNMGWMNDILSYIEMDPIYRKYHHDKITFSMMYAFSEHYVLPFSHDEVVHCKHSMIEKQPGDLWQKFAGLRALYGYYMVHPGKKLLFMGGEFGQFVEWRDTEQLDWFLLAYERHPDLQKYMKALNRLYRDEPAMHTVDDSWDGFKWLNVNDKDRSVAAVMRSDGEDGYIACAVNFTPQPYLEYRIGLPFDCELTEILNSDRAEFGGSNLYNGTVRRAEEIPQEEHPFSCEIVLPPLAAVFFRVKKVEEEKE; from the coding sequence ATGTGGTACAATCCGCCGGACGGACAGCGCAGGGACAGTTTCCATAACGGAAGCTGCGCGGACGCGTATGACTTCCTCGGCGCGCATCCCGTGGAGGAAGACGGGGAACTGAAATGGCATTTCTCCGTCTGGGCGCCCAATGCCCGGGCTGTATCCCTCGTGGGCGAGTTCTGCGGCTGGGACCGGGAAGCTTACCCCATGGAAAAACAATATGACGGGATCTGGGAGCTGCGGCTGCCGGACGCGCTGTTCCGCCCGGAACGCGACCCGGAGCGGTACAATTACCCCGAAGCGGCGGACCGGCTGCGCACGTATAAGTACGCGGTCCTGTGCGCGGACGGGGAATGGTATATGCGGGCCGACCCCTACGGGTTTGAAATGGAGATGCGGCCCAGCAACGGCAGCCGGCTGCGGAACCTTTCCGGGTATGAATGGCATGACAGCGAATGGATGGAATCCCGGAAGGAAGGGGAGCCCATCCGCAAGCCCATGAATATCTATGAGATGCACCTGGGCACCTGGCGGCGGGGAGAAGGCGGGCGCATCCTGAACTACGCCGAGATTGCCGATGAGCTCGTGCCCTACCTGCAGGACATGGGCTACACGCACGTGGAGTTCATGCCGGTGATGGAGCATCCGTTTGACGGCTCCTGGGGTTACCAGGTGATCGGCTATTACGCGCCGACCTCCCGCTACGGCACGCCGGACCAGCTGCGGTACCTGGTGGACAAGCTGCACCAGGCGGGCATCGCGGTGATCCTGGACTGGGTTCCCGCGCACTTCCCCAAGGACGAGGCAGGCCTGCGCCTGTTTGACGGAACACCCTGCTATGAGCACGCGGATTCCCGCCGGGCGGAGATGCCGCAGTGGGGAACGCTGCTGTTTGACTATGCCCGGGGCGAGTCCGCCAGCTTCCTGAAATCCAATGCGCTGTTCTGGCTGAAGGAATACCATGCGGACGGCCTGCGCTTTGACGCCGTCAGCTGCATGCTGTACCTGGACTTCGGCAAGGATCCGGGCCAGTGGCTGCCCAACCAGTACGGCGGGCGGGAAAACCTGGACGCGATCCGCTTCCTGCAGACCCTGAACGAGACCGTGAACCGGGAATGCCCCGGCGCGATTACCGTGGCGGAGGAATCCACCGCGTTCCCGAAGGTCACCCATCCTGTGGAGGAAGGCGGCCTGGGCTTCAGCTTCAAATGGAACATGGGCTGGATGAACGACATCCTCTCCTATATCGAGATGGACCCGATCTACCGGAAGTACCACCACGACAAGATCACCTTCTCGATGATGTACGCGTTCAGCGAGCATTATGTGCTGCCCTTCTCCCACGATGAGGTGGTGCACTGCAAGCACTCGATGATCGAGAAGCAGCCCGGCGACCTGTGGCAGAAATTCGCGGGCCTGCGGGCACTGTACGGATACTACATGGTGCACCCCGGCAAGAAGCTGCTGTTTATGGGCGGGGAGTTCGGCCAGTTTGTGGAATGGCGGGACACCGAACAGCTGGACTGGTTCCTGCTGGCGTATGAACGGCATCCGGACCTGCAGAAGTACATGAAAGCCCTGAACCGCCTGTACCGGGACGAGCCGGCCATGCATACGGTGGACGACAGCTGGGACGGCTTCAAGTGGCTGAACGTGAACGACAAGGACCGCAGCGTGGCGGCCGTGATGCGCTCCGACGGGGAGGACGGGTATATCGCCTGCGCGGTGAACTTCACGCCCCAGCCGTACCTGGAATACCGCATCGGGCTGCCCTTTGACTGCGAACTGACGGAAATCCTGAACTCCGACCGGGCGGAATTCGGCGGGAGCAACCTCTACAACGGCACGGTCCGCCGCGCGGAGGAAATCCCCCAGGAGGAGCATCCCTTCTCCTGCGAGATTGTCCTGCCACCGCTGGCCGCGGTGTTCTTCCGGGTAAAGAAGGTTGAAGAAGAAAAGGAATAA
- a CDS encoding GNAT family N-acetyltransferase, which yields MENLFETARLSVRKFRDEDARKLYENHMDDEVRRWFPNECYADEAEALDAIRFYADCVDNGRLPYVLGVVLKETGELIGDTGISEVEGRPDEAEIGYCIGREYRGKGYAAELVEAATRFIASRFGIRVMHGRVVHGNEASARVLEKNGYRFAEEEFGAEDDPYGNGMLVYKKEC from the coding sequence ATGGAAAACCTGTTTGAAACCGCGCGCCTTTCCGTCCGGAAATTCCGGGACGAAGACGCCCGGAAGCTGTATGAAAACCACATGGACGACGAGGTCCGCCGCTGGTTCCCGAATGAGTGCTACGCCGACGAGGCGGAAGCCCTGGACGCCATCCGCTTCTACGCGGACTGCGTGGACAACGGCCGCCTGCCCTACGTCCTCGGCGTCGTGCTGAAGGAAACCGGGGAGCTGATCGGCGACACCGGCATCAGCGAGGTGGAAGGCCGGCCGGATGAAGCGGAAATCGGCTACTGCATCGGCCGCGAATACCGCGGCAAAGGATATGCCGCCGAGCTGGTGGAGGCGGCCACCCGGTTCATCGCCTCCCGCTTCGGCATCCGGGTGATGCACGGGCGTGTGGTTCACGGAAACGAAGCCTCCGCCCGGGTGCTGGAAAAGAACGGCTACCGTTTCGCCGAAGAGGAGTTCGGCGCGGAGGACGACCCGTACGGAAACGGGATGCTGGTGTACAAAAAGGAATGCTGA
- a CDS encoding UMP kinase: protein MAVYHRIMLKLSGEALKSDRDLFDFEKVNRTAGIIKKIHDMGVEVGIVIGAGNIWRGRQGPAANMDAVTADQMGMLGTVINCLCVADALRHAGLDAVVQSAVDMNRFAEPFNAMAARRHLSEGRVVLFACGTGNPFFSTDSGVALRAVEMEVDAILMAKNIDGVYTADPMKDPTATLIKDITYTEALKRGLKVMDAAAFALCAENKVPMLRVFGLDDPDNLIRVLEGSDIGTFVHP from the coding sequence ATGGCAGTTTATCATCGGATTATGCTCAAGCTCAGCGGTGAAGCGCTGAAGTCAGACCGTGACCTGTTTGATTTTGAAAAGGTAAACCGCACAGCCGGAATCATTAAGAAAATCCACGATATGGGCGTGGAAGTCGGCATCGTCATCGGCGCCGGCAATATCTGGCGCGGCCGCCAGGGCCCCGCGGCCAACATGGACGCCGTTACTGCGGACCAGATGGGCATGCTGGGCACCGTGATCAACTGCCTGTGCGTTGCGGACGCCCTCCGCCATGCCGGACTGGACGCCGTGGTCCAGAGCGCTGTGGACATGAACCGCTTCGCGGAGCCGTTCAACGCCATGGCTGCCCGCCGCCACCTGTCCGAGGGCCGCGTGGTCCTCTTCGCCTGCGGCACGGGCAATCCGTTCTTCTCCACTGACTCCGGCGTCGCCCTGCGCGCCGTGGAGATGGAAGTGGACGCCATCCTGATGGCCAAGAACATCGACGGCGTGTACACCGCCGACCCGATGAAGGATCCCACCGCCACCCTGATCAAGGATATCACCTACACCGAAGCCCTGAAGCGCGGCCTCAAGGTGATGGACGCCGCCGCCTTCGCCCTGTGTGCGGAGAACAAGGTGCCCATGCTGCGCGTGTTCGGCCTGGACGATCCCGACAACCTGATCCGCGTGCTCGAGGGCAGCGACATCGGTACCTTCGTCCATCCCTGA
- a CDS encoding helix-turn-helix transcriptional regulator has product MSFGSILQGLRKEAKVTQEDLAQNLGVSAQAVSKWENGSYPEGDLIPRIADFFHVPIDYLYGRAEKDMGIEQRVVRELNRLWESFRESGADADSASRAFIDKIHGILWAFQIGAWVENSDYWPLPDGGDGSSRMASTYACNHGFTYMSLAKDREFYVFQKQPSGEGFGRYLEESDDIRALFRFLSDRANTALLKYLYGLKGGEYVRRDTLVKALGVSGEKIDKALEYLMSIRGNHGNDPVVSISVVNEGGQAETAYGINMTQGGLLFSLLAVADEYVHSPCGYKNQIMNRSKPWA; this is encoded by the coding sequence ATGTCATTCGGAAGTATTTTACAGGGTCTGCGGAAAGAGGCCAAAGTCACCCAGGAGGACCTGGCGCAGAACCTGGGCGTGAGCGCCCAGGCGGTATCGAAATGGGAAAACGGGAGCTACCCGGAGGGGGACCTGATTCCCCGGATCGCGGATTTTTTCCATGTGCCGATTGATTACCTCTACGGACGCGCTGAAAAGGACATGGGGATTGAACAGCGGGTGGTACGGGAACTGAACCGGCTGTGGGAATCCTTCCGGGAGTCCGGCGCGGATGCGGACAGCGCCTCCCGGGCGTTTATCGACAAAATCCATGGGATCCTGTGGGCATTCCAGATCGGCGCCTGGGTGGAGAACAGCGATTACTGGCCCCTGCCGGACGGCGGGGACGGGAGCAGCCGGATGGCCAGCACCTATGCCTGCAACCATGGATTTACCTATATGTCGCTGGCGAAAGACCGGGAGTTCTACGTTTTTCAGAAACAGCCCAGCGGGGAAGGCTTCGGCCGGTACCTGGAAGAGTCGGATGATATCCGGGCCCTGTTCCGGTTCCTCTCCGACAGGGCGAACACGGCACTGCTGAAATACCTGTACGGCCTGAAGGGCGGCGAGTATGTCCGGCGGGATACGCTGGTGAAAGCTCTGGGGGTGAGCGGCGAGAAGATCGACAAAGCCCTGGAGTACCTGATGAGCATCCGGGGAAACCACGGGAACGATCCGGTGGTATCGATCTCTGTTGTAAATGAAGGCGGGCAGGCGGAGACGGCTTACGGTATCAACATGACGCAGGGCGGACTGCTGTTCAGCCTGCTGGCGGTGGCGGATGAATATGTGCACTCGCCCTGCGGGTACAAGAACCAGATTATGAACCGTTCAAAACCCTGGGCATAA